The following coding sequences lie in one Haematobia irritans isolate KBUSLIRL chromosome 3, ASM5000362v1, whole genome shotgun sequence genomic window:
- the LOC142231468 gene encoding uncharacterized protein LOC142231468 encodes MKLTLILLLVSGLAITLAEPARPQNGVIHQIKAGVAGPNPYIFLTVPRGRSRSSIQGFEVIASDLADDDDEDDADEDEPVKQKNSKQTMNGKDQDDDDEDEDMDMANSMEEQMANEDEEGEDMTADVMKDFEIVETIKKNQRSGAPMKNAKNTQMMISRDTAGAIMVPEEIIEIEGQSVIDEKTGKPALLLPRSILDSIPDGSVVALMERGVEGRASEEEERANRVIVRRRRKGSRRNVKRGRRGNRRRRRGGKRRRSNRRKNVRVVSVGGNRRRRRGNRRRVVYQG; translated from the exons ATGAAATTAACTTTAATTCTTCTGCTAGTCTCAGGACTAGCTATTACATTGGCAG AACCGGCCAGACCTCAAAACGGTGTGATCCATCAGATCAAAGCTGGAGTGGCGGGACCAAACCCTTATATCTTTTTGACTGTACCCCGTGGTCGTTCACGTTCTTCGATCCAAGGTTTTGAGGTTATTGCAAGTGATCTTgccgacgatgatgatgaagatgatgctgatgaagaTGAACCTGTCAAACAAAAGAATTCCAAACAAACGATGAATGGCAAAGATCAAGACGACGATGACGAAGATGAAGATATGGATATGGCCAATAGTATGGAAGAACAAATGGCCAATGAAGACGAAGAAGGTGAAGATATGACAGCCGATGTCATGAaggattttgaaattgttgaGACCATCAAGAAAAACCAAAGATCTGGTGCTCCAATGAAAAATGCCAAAAACACACAAATGATGATTTCCCGCGACACAGCTGGAGCCATTATGGTGCCAGAGGAAATTATCGAAATTGAAGGTCAAAGTGTGATAGATGAGAAGACCGGCAAACCTGCCCTTTTGCTGCCCCGTTCCATTTTAGACTCAATCCCCGATGGTAGCGTGGTGGCCCTTATGGAACGTGGTGTCGAGGGACGGGCATCCGAAGAAGAAGAGCGTGCCAATCGTGTTATAGTTCGTCGTCGTCGCAAGGGATCGCGTCGCAATGTAAAGCGCGGTCGCCGTGGCAACAGACGCCGTAGACGTGGTGGCAAGAGACGTCGCTCCAACAGACGCAAGAATGTCCGCGTCGTGAGTGTTGGTGGcaatcgtcgtcgtcgtcgtggCAATCGCCGTCGTGTCGTCTACCAAGGTTAA